One genomic segment of Verrucomicrobiia bacterium includes these proteins:
- a CDS encoding CusA/CzcA family heavy metal efflux RND transporter: MIKRVIHFALEQPMFIVLMTALFIAGGVAAFLHLPIEAFPDVSDIQVNVITLYPGRAPEEVEKQVTMPIEAVLNGLPHMVRMFSHTQFGLSFIMLTFDDHTTDLIARQQTLERLTAADLPTGVQPQLQPLSTAIGEIFRYRVKGDGYSTRDLRTLEDWVVERNLRTVPGVADVNGYGGLIKTYEVNPNLSRLRYYGISLQQLYTALGRGNGNVGGSKVTQGAQQYLIRGVGMLQSVDDIKNIVLAAHSGMPVLVKDVADVIIGNVPVEGIMGQDKEDDIVSGIVDMRKGDNPSEVLKALKAKIEVLNTSILPPGVKIVPYYDRTWLIDTTLHTVFKNLTEGAILVTFVLLLFLGNFRAAAIVAFVIPLSLLATFIGLTWRGIPANLLSLGAMDFGIIVDGAVIVVENIFRKLSESAHKNDKASLRETIMAATVEVGRPTFFSMLIIIAAHIPIFTLQRHEGRIFAPMAWTVTSALVGSLIFSLTLVPLLCYFLLRKNISHGENFVTRTARGFYEPLLAWAIEWRKLVLVLAVAALGVSLMAATRLGTEFLPELNEGTIWLNADMPASVSVEQARDYCRQLRELLMETPEVKSAISKSGRPEDGTDPKPINMAEIFVDLKPPKDWRPGMTKDKIIDELNDRLQRLPGLNLSFDQPIRDNVLESISQIDGQVVIKVFGDNSAALRDKAEEFVKTIAGIPGVDTACVDRAGRVPQALIEINRERAARYGLNIGDIEDVIETGLGGKEATELWEGEKHFSVVLRLPEAERSLDKLRGVLVDTPDGLHIPLEQVASFKQTSGSMNISREDGTRLSAVSVFIKGRDMGSVVADMQTAVRKIALPHGWFVTWSGEFENQQRAMKRLSIVVPVSTFLIFILLFGTFRSIKSSLLILLNVPFALIGGIFALLITGIPLSVSAAIGFIALFGQAVLNGVVMVSCFNQLCEEGQAPLQAVKNGAAIRLRTVLMTALLAMLGLLPMALSHGIGSETQKPLAIVIIGGLVSATILTLIVLPVLYLFFEGERVKSRKLDEPKNGLTS; encoded by the coding sequence ATGATCAAACGTGTCATTCATTTTGCCTTGGAGCAGCCGATGTTCATCGTGCTTATGACGGCGCTGTTCATCGCGGGCGGCGTGGCGGCATTTTTGCATCTGCCGATCGAGGCGTTTCCCGATGTCTCGGACATTCAGGTGAATGTCATCACGCTTTATCCCGGTCGCGCGCCCGAGGAAGTGGAGAAACAAGTCACGATGCCGATTGAAGCGGTGTTGAACGGATTGCCCCACATGGTGCGCATGTTTTCGCACACGCAATTCGGACTGTCGTTTATCATGCTGACGTTCGACGACCATACGACTGATCTGATCGCGCGGCAGCAAACGCTTGAACGCCTCACCGCGGCGGATTTGCCGACGGGCGTGCAGCCGCAGTTGCAACCGCTCAGCACGGCCATTGGCGAAATTTTTCGGTATCGCGTCAAGGGCGACGGTTATTCGACGCGGGATTTGCGGACGCTGGAAGACTGGGTGGTGGAACGCAATCTGCGCACCGTGCCGGGCGTCGCGGATGTGAATGGCTATGGCGGGTTGATCAAGACGTACGAGGTGAATCCCAATTTGTCACGCCTGCGGTATTATGGGATTTCGCTCCAGCAACTTTATACGGCGCTTGGCCGCGGCAACGGCAATGTCGGCGGCAGCAAGGTCACGCAAGGAGCGCAGCAATATCTGATTCGCGGCGTGGGCATGCTGCAATCGGTTGACGACATCAAGAACATCGTGCTCGCGGCGCATAGCGGCATGCCGGTGCTGGTGAAGGACGTCGCGGACGTGATCATCGGCAATGTGCCGGTCGAAGGCATCATGGGCCAGGACAAGGAAGACGATATTGTTTCGGGCATCGTGGACATGCGCAAAGGCGATAATCCATCCGAGGTGTTGAAAGCGCTGAAGGCCAAGATTGAAGTGCTGAACACATCCATCCTGCCGCCGGGCGTGAAGATCGTGCCGTATTACGATCGTACCTGGCTCATTGATACGACGCTGCACACGGTTTTTAAAAACCTCACGGAAGGCGCGATTCTCGTGACGTTCGTGCTGCTGTTGTTTCTCGGAAATTTTCGCGCAGCGGCCATCGTGGCTTTCGTCATTCCGCTTTCATTGCTGGCGACATTCATTGGACTGACGTGGCGCGGCATTCCGGCAAACCTGCTTTCGCTGGGGGCGATGGATTTCGGCATCATCGTGGATGGGGCGGTGATCGTGGTGGAAAATATTTTCCGCAAGTTAAGCGAAAGCGCGCACAAGAATGATAAAGCTTCCCTGCGCGAAACGATCATGGCGGCGACAGTGGAAGTGGGGCGGCCGACATTTTTCTCCATGCTCATCATCATCGCCGCGCATATCCCGATCTTCACACTGCAACGGCACGAGGGCAGAATTTTCGCACCAATGGCGTGGACCGTGACAAGCGCGCTGGTGGGTTCGCTGATATTTTCGCTGACGCTCGTGCCGCTGCTTTGTTATTTCCTGCTGCGCAAAAATATTTCCCACGGAGAAAATTTTGTGACCCGCACCGCACGCGGTTTTTATGAGCCATTGCTCGCGTGGGCGATTGAGTGGCGCAAATTGGTTTTGGTGCTGGCGGTCGCGGCGCTGGGGGTGAGCCTGATGGCGGCTACGCGATTGGGAACGGAATTTTTGCCGGAGTTGAATGAGGGGACGATCTGGTTGAACGCCGATATGCCGGCGAGTGTTTCGGTGGAGCAGGCGCGTGACTATTGCCGGCAGTTGCGCGAGTTGCTGATGGAAACGCCGGAAGTGAAATCCGCGATTTCCAAATCGGGCCGCCCCGAAGACGGGACCGATCCCAAGCCGATCAACATGGCGGAAATTTTCGTGGATCTGAAACCGCCGAAGGATTGGCGACCGGGCATGACCAAGGACAAGATCATTGACGAGTTGAACGACCGGCTTCAGCGGTTGCCCGGCCTTAATTTAAGTTTCGACCAGCCGATCCGCGATAATGTGCTCGAAAGTATTTCGCAAATTGACGGGCAAGTGGTGATCAAAGTTTTTGGGGATAACTCGGCGGCGTTGCGCGACAAGGCGGAGGAATTCGTGAAGACGATTGCCGGCATCCCGGGCGTGGACACGGCGTGCGTGGATCGCGCGGGGCGCGTGCCGCAGGCGCTGATTGAAATCAATCGCGAACGCGCGGCGCGGTACGGGCTGAACATCGGCGACATCGAAGACGTGATTGAAACGGGGCTGGGCGGCAAGGAAGCGACGGAATTGTGGGAAGGCGAAAAACATTTCAGCGTGGTGTTGCGCCTGCCCGAAGCGGAGCGTTCGCTCGACAAACTTCGGGGCGTGCTGGTGGACACGCCGGACGGCCTGCACATTCCGCTGGAACAAGTCGCGAGCTTCAAGCAGACGAGCGGCAGCATGAACATCAGCCGCGAAGACGGCACGCGGCTTTCGGCGGTGAGCGTCTTCATCAAGGGGCGGGACATGGGCAGCGTGGTCGCGGACATGCAAACGGCAGTCCGCAAAATTGCCTTGCCCCACGGCTGGTTCGTGACGTGGAGCGGCGAATTTGAAAATCAACAACGCGCGATGAAACGGCTTTCCATCGTTGTGCCGGTGAGCACGTTTTTGATTTTCATCCTGCTCTTTGGGACGTTTCGCTCGATCAAAAGTTCGCTGCTGATTTTGTTGAATGTGCCGTTCGCGCTCATTGGCGGTATTTTCGCGCTGCTGATCACGGGAATTCCGCTGAGCGTTTCCGCCGCGATCGGATTCATCGCGTTGTTCGGCCAGGCGGTTCTCAATGGCGTGGTGATGGTGAGTTGTTTCAATCAACTTTGCGAGGAGGGGCAGGCGCCGTTGCAAGCGGTGAAGAATGGCGCGGCGATCCGTTTGCGCACAGTGCTGATGACGGCGTTGCTCGCGATGCTGGGATTGTTGCCGATGGCGTTGTCGCACGGCATCGGTTCCGAAACGCAAAAGCCGCTGGCGATTGTGATCATCGGCGGGCTGGTATCGGCGACGATACTGACATTGATCGTGCTGCCGGTGCTTTATCTTTTCTTCGAGGGTGAGCGCGTCAAATCGCGGAAACTCGATGAACCTAAAAATGGACTGACGTCGTAA